Proteins encoded within one genomic window of Ranitomeya variabilis isolate aRanVar5 chromosome 4, aRanVar5.hap1, whole genome shotgun sequence:
- the LOC143767091 gene encoding uncharacterized protein LOC143767091, with protein sequence MNVVKRFYDVVGEDLTHINTTETYVRGDEWCKEEIPTCDYPDDRTRRSAGQLTSSMFKSDNLEIPQDTIEVNAITPNIPSSLHSKDLSSDHLEQALSSDSLPSTNENQSHKISIKNRTAPKAMKTFSFSEYGNSFPLEKSFPKQQKLHKADNRFSCSKCGRCFNQKSDFVSHQRIHTGKKPFSCSECGKCFIRKADLATHQRTHTGEKPFSCSECGKCFNHKPNLVSHQKTHTGEKPFSCSECGKCFNHKPNLVSHQKTHTGEKPFSCSECGKCFTDKSLLVRHHRSHTGEKPFSCSECGKCFTRKANLVSHHKTHTGEKPFSCSECGKCFNHIPNLVSHQKSHTGEKPFSCSECGKCFNRKAILVSHQKTHTGEKPFSCSECGKCFNQKANLDSHQKTHTGEKPFSCSECGKCFNQKANLVSHQKTHTGEKPFSCSECGKCFNRKANLDSHQKTHTGEKPFSFSECGKCFVKKPSLSSH encoded by the exons ATGAACGTGGTAAAGAGGTTTTATGATGTTGTG ggagaagatctgacccatattaatactacagagacatatgtgaggggcgatgagtggtgtaaagaggagattcctacatgtgactacccag atgaccgtaccaggagatcagcaggacagctgacatcttcaatgtttaaatcagataatcttgagatcccacaggatacaattgaagtgaatgccattactccaaatataccatcatcccttcacagcaaagatttgTCATCTGATCATTTGGAACAggccctgtcttctgattcattacctagtactaatgaaaatcaaagtcacaaaataagcattaaaaatcgaactgctcctaaagcaatgaagacattttcattttcagaatatggaaatagttttcccctagaaAAGTCATTTCCCAAGCAACAAAAACTCCACAAAGCAgacaatagattttcttgttccaagtgtgggagatgttttaaccagaaatcagattttgtcagtcaccagagaattcacacagggaagaagccattttcatgttcagaatgtgggaaatgttttattcgaAAAGCAGATCTTGctacccaccaaagaactcacacaggagagaagcctttttcctgttcagaatgtgggaaatgttttaaccacaaaccaaatcttgttagccaccagaaaacccacacaggggagaagcctttttcctgttcagaatgtgggaaatgttttaaccacaaaccaaatcttgttagccaccagaaaacccacacaggggagaagcctttttcctgttcagaatgtgggaaatgttttacagataaatcacttcttgtcagacatcatagatctcacacaggggagaagcctttttcctgttcagaatgtggaaaatgttttaccaggaaagcgaatcttgttagccaccataaaacccacacaggggagaagcctttttcctgttcagaatgtgggaaatgttttaaccacatacCGAATCTTGTTAGCCATCAGAAAAGCCACaccggggagaagcctttttcatgttcagaatgtgggaaatgttttaacaggaaagcgattcttgttagccaccagaaaacccacacaggggagaagcctttttcctgttcagaatgtgggaaatgttttaaccagaaagcgaatcttgatagccaccagaaaacccacacaggggagaagcctttttcctgttcagaatgtgggaaatgttttaaccagaaagcgaatcttgttagccaccagaaaacccacacaggggagaagcctttttcatgttcagaatgtgggaaatgttttaacaggaaagcgaatcttgatagccaccagaaaacccacacaggtgagaagcctttttcattttcagaatgtgggaaatgttttgtgaagaaaccatctctttctagccattaa